A region from the Variovorax sp. V93 genome encodes:
- a CDS encoding threonine ammonia-lyase: MVGIEEIRRAAARLEGQVLNTPCVESRTLSEIVGAQVYLKFENLQFTSSFKERGACNKLVDLLESQEATRGVVAMSAGNHAQGVAYHAQRLGLRALIVMPRFTPGVKIERTRGFGAEVVLYGDTLEAARAHALELAEREGLTFVHPYDDEAIIAGQGTVALEMLDAVPDLDTLVVSVGGGGLIAGMAIAARERKPGIEIVGVQTTRFPGMVNAVKGTQHLQGKSTIAEGIAVGTPGVLTREIIARHVDDLLLVDEGDIEQGVLMLLEIEKTLVEGAGAAGLAALIRHPGRFKGKRVGLVLSGGNIDPLLLAAIIERGMVRAGRLARVRVSARDVPGSLAQITATVAEAGANVDEVHHQRAFTMLAAQNVDIELVLQTRGRAHLASVLGALHEAGFEAEEQH, encoded by the coding sequence ATGGTCGGAATCGAAGAAATCCGGCGCGCCGCGGCGCGTCTCGAGGGTCAGGTGCTCAACACGCCCTGCGTCGAATCGCGCACGCTCTCCGAAATCGTGGGCGCCCAGGTCTACCTGAAGTTCGAGAATCTGCAGTTCACATCCTCGTTCAAGGAGCGGGGGGCGTGCAACAAGCTGGTCGATCTTCTGGAGAGCCAGGAAGCAACGCGCGGCGTGGTGGCCATGTCGGCCGGCAACCACGCCCAGGGTGTGGCCTACCACGCGCAGCGGCTCGGCCTGCGCGCACTCATCGTGATGCCCCGCTTCACGCCCGGCGTGAAGATCGAGCGCACGCGCGGTTTCGGGGCCGAGGTGGTGCTGTACGGCGACACGCTCGAGGCGGCGCGCGCGCATGCGCTGGAACTGGCCGAACGCGAGGGGCTGACCTTCGTTCATCCCTACGACGACGAAGCCATCATCGCGGGCCAGGGCACGGTGGCGCTTGAAATGCTCGATGCGGTGCCCGACCTCGACACGCTGGTGGTGTCGGTCGGCGGCGGCGGGCTGATCGCGGGCATGGCGATCGCGGCGCGCGAGCGCAAGCCCGGCATCGAGATCGTCGGCGTGCAGACCACGCGCTTTCCGGGCATGGTGAATGCCGTCAAGGGCACCCAGCACCTGCAGGGCAAGAGCACCATCGCCGAAGGCATTGCGGTCGGAACGCCCGGCGTGCTCACGCGCGAGATCATCGCCAGGCATGTGGACGACCTGCTGCTGGTCGACGAAGGCGACATCGAGCAGGGCGTGCTGATGCTGCTCGAAATCGAGAAAACGCTGGTCGAGGGCGCGGGCGCGGCCGGCCTGGCGGCGCTGATCCGGCATCCGGGACGCTTCAAGGGCAAGCGCGTGGGCTTGGTGCTTTCAGGCGGCAACATCGACCCGCTGCTGCTGGCGGCCATCATCGAACGCGGCATGGTGCGGGCCGGCCGGCTGGCGCGCGTGCGGGTGAGCGCGCGCGATGTGCCGGGCTCGTTGGCCCAGATCACGGCCACTGTGGCGGAAGCGGGCGCTAACGTCGATGAGGTTCACCACCAAAGAGCGTTTACCATGCTGGCAGCCCAGAACGTCGACATCGAACTGGTGCTGCAGACCCGCGGACGGGCGCACCTGGCCAGCGTGCTGGGCGCGCTGCACGAGGCCGGCTTCGAGGCCGAGGAGCAGCACTGA
- a CDS encoding ATP-binding protein: MVKRAGVDVVAAAVRGQALPSPGLKGAPVLELMCSHFVLTLAAKQGPRFNVRRDINGLLSLTGRHLVWPAAVLQRLREFLGRRCAGNEAWKGVENFDGRTLLERHGVWRGPYEEGTLFFYLDEYAKDYPKDLLSVLAVTRDWLTHALRKQSTLVEKNIDALAGLLQLNKAERALLLYGTLARYQRDLRSLLVEFKVNNAPEAYAAIADIAGVNATEVGEALRAGSRLERIGLVENLISEHNITDLADLMKVSEKLPPVLMREYRDHNELMAVFTRPSAKSALTTHDFSFVEEDAQMLVTLLRAAVARKEPGVNVLLYGPPGTGKTELAKVVAQAAGLELFEVEYADRDGNSLSGRDRYRSLQIAQVFLKGSAQAALLFDEVEDVFPPISTEAAQFMARAEQIPAPTSGSVSGKAWVNQILEANPVPTLWVTNRIEQIDPAFRRRFAYHLELKSPPPGAREQLVKKTLEGIVVSEAFTAKLAERKGLTPAQIRTAVRFAGLAQTEDGASMEALIERQLKNADLALGTLDTGPGERRSVTTYDLDMLNVETRFEIPRIVAAIKARGHGTLCFYGAPGTGKTALAEHIAKAIGRPLIIKQASDLMSKYVGETEQNMAAMFKEAEAEKAVLLLDEADSFLQDRRGAQRTYEVTEVNEMLQGMERFNGVFICTTNLLDRLDQAALRRFTFKIKFMPLTAPQRERMFVTEALAGDAALLTGEIKARLAPLHQLCPGDFAAVKRQTDILAVEFSAAEFLDQLEAEHRIKPEVRESRGIGFMQ, encoded by the coding sequence ATGGTCAAGCGTGCGGGTGTCGATGTGGTGGCTGCTGCGGTACGCGGGCAGGCATTGCCGTCGCCCGGGCTCAAGGGTGCGCCGGTGCTCGAACTGATGTGTTCGCACTTCGTGCTCACGCTGGCCGCCAAGCAGGGGCCGCGCTTCAACGTGCGCCGCGACATCAACGGCCTGCTCTCGCTCACCGGCCGCCACCTGGTGTGGCCGGCCGCGGTGCTGCAGCGGCTGCGCGAATTCCTGGGCCGGCGCTGCGCCGGCAACGAGGCCTGGAAGGGCGTCGAGAATTTCGACGGCCGCACGCTGCTCGAGCGGCACGGCGTGTGGCGCGGGCCCTACGAGGAAGGCACGCTGTTCTTCTACCTCGACGAATACGCCAAGGACTACCCCAAGGACCTGCTCTCGGTGCTGGCCGTCACGCGCGACTGGCTCACGCATGCGCTGCGCAAGCAGTCGACCTTGGTCGAGAAGAACATCGATGCGCTCGCGGGCCTGCTGCAGCTCAACAAGGCCGAGCGCGCGCTGCTGCTCTACGGCACGCTCGCGCGCTACCAGCGCGACCTGCGTTCGCTGCTGGTCGAGTTCAAGGTCAACAACGCGCCCGAGGCCTATGCCGCCATTGCCGACATCGCGGGCGTCAATGCCACCGAGGTGGGCGAGGCCCTGCGGGCGGGCTCGCGGCTCGAGCGCATCGGGCTGGTCGAGAACCTGATTTCCGAGCACAACATCACCGACCTGGCCGACCTCATGAAGGTCAGCGAGAAGCTGCCGCCGGTGCTGATGCGCGAATACCGCGACCACAACGAACTGATGGCCGTGTTCACGCGGCCTTCCGCCAAGAGCGCGCTCACCACGCACGACTTTTCCTTCGTCGAGGAAGACGCGCAGATGCTCGTCACGCTGCTGCGCGCGGCGGTGGCGCGCAAGGAGCCCGGCGTCAACGTGCTGCTCTACGGGCCGCCCGGCACCGGCAAGACCGAGCTCGCCAAGGTGGTGGCGCAGGCGGCGGGGCTCGAGCTGTTCGAGGTCGAATACGCCGATCGCGACGGCAACTCGCTGTCCGGCCGCGACCGCTACCGCTCGCTGCAGATCGCGCAGGTGTTTCTCAAGGGCAGCGCGCAGGCTGCGCTGCTGTTCGACGAAGTCGAGGACGTGTTCCCGCCCATCAGCACCGAGGCCGCGCAGTTCATGGCGCGCGCCGAGCAGATTCCCGCGCCCACCAGCGGCAGCGTGAGCGGCAAGGCCTGGGTCAACCAGATCCTCGAGGCCAACCCGGTGCCCACGCTGTGGGTCACCAACCGCATCGAGCAGATCGACCCGGCGTTCCGGCGCCGCTTCGCCTACCACCTGGAGCTCAAGTCGCCACCGCCCGGTGCGCGCGAGCAGCTCGTGAAGAAGACGCTCGAAGGCATCGTCGTGTCCGAGGCCTTCACCGCCAAGCTGGCCGAGCGCAAGGGCCTCACGCCCGCGCAGATCCGCACCGCGGTGCGCTTTGCGGGCCTGGCGCAGACGGAGGACGGCGCCTCGATGGAGGCGCTGATCGAGCGCCAGCTCAAGAACGCCGACCTCGCGCTCGGCACGCTCGACACCGGCCCGGGCGAGCGGCGCAGCGTCACCACCTACGACCTCGACATGCTCAACGTCGAGACCCGCTTCGAGATCCCGCGGATCGTGGCGGCGATCAAGGCGCGCGGCCACGGCACGCTGTGCTTCTATGGCGCGCCCGGCACCGGCAAGACCGCGCTGGCCGAGCACATCGCCAAGGCCATCGGCCGGCCGCTGATCATCAAGCAGGCCAGCGACCTCATGAGCAAGTACGTCGGCGAGACCGAGCAGAACATGGCGGCCATGTTCAAGGAGGCCGAGGCCGAGAAGGCCGTGCTGCTGCTCGACGAGGCCGACAGCTTCCTGCAGGACCGGCGCGGCGCGCAGCGCACCTACGAAGTGACCGAGGTCAACGAGATGCTGCAGGGCATGGAGCGCTTCAACGGCGTCTTCATCTGCACCACCAACCTGCTCGATCGGCTCGACCAAGCGGCGCTCAGGCGCTTCACCTTCAAGATCAAGTTCATGCCGCTCACCGCCCCGCAGCGCGAGCGCATGTTCGTGACCGAGGCGCTGGCGGGCGACGCTGCGCTGCTCACTGGGGAGATCAAGGCGCGGCTGGCGCCATTGCACCAGCTGTGCCCGGGGGATTTCGCGGCCGTGAAGCGGCAGACGGATATTCTCGCGGTCGAGTTCTCGGCCGCCGAATTCCTGGACCAGCTCGAGGCCGAGCACCGCATCAAGCCCGAGGTGCGCGAATCGCGCGGCATCGGCTTCATGCAGTAG
- a CDS encoding S41 family peptidase produces the protein MSLGNGHARATPRFTASAAAALALAGVVCVLAGCGGGGGGGGGGGGFPVIAPPGSAPPPASGGGGGGGGGGGGGGGGGDDDAILASATVAGLCAAPRAGVNPATGAAYPDKPGTLTDEKRWVRGWIDETYLWYGEVPTTLKAADYATPVAYFSVLKSPALTASGRAKDRFHYVYDTERYRQLSENGVAPGYGMEIAIVRSSPPRNMRIAFVEPNSPAANTGLQRGAKIVEVDGVDAVGGTGTENVDAINRAISPQTEGESHTFVFEVGGVRQAPVTLAAAKITRTPVQNVKTIDTGSGRVGYLLFNDHITTSESQLVNAFNQFKQDGVQDLVLDMRYNGGGQLNIANRLASMVSSSGATSGKVFERLAFNDKNPFHLTPAQTIYPFLGTSRTGATLPRLGLSQVTVLVSRDTCSASEAVVNGLRGIDVKVNLVGGTTCGKPYGFSPQDNCGTSYFAIQFQGVNNKNFGDYGDGFAPDCAVADDFGHQLGDPAEARLAAALAMRNGGACPVSASAKSQAELEKSGTADDEQPYLLHRSPLREMRLLEAAPSPG, from the coding sequence ATGAGCTTGGGCAATGGGCATGCGCGGGCGACGCCGCGCTTCACCGCATCGGCTGCGGCCGCACTCGCATTGGCCGGCGTTGTCTGCGTGCTGGCGGGCTGTGGCGGTGGCGGCGGAGGAGGGGGCGGAGGCGGCGGGTTTCCGGTCATCGCGCCGCCCGGCAGCGCGCCGCCTCCCGCCAGCGGCGGCGGCGGTGGCGGTGGCGGTGGCGGTGGCGGTGGCGGTGGCGGTGGCGACGACGATGCCATCCTTGCCTCGGCCACCGTGGCCGGCCTGTGCGCCGCGCCGCGCGCCGGCGTCAACCCCGCAACAGGGGCGGCCTATCCCGACAAGCCCGGCACGCTGACCGACGAGAAGCGCTGGGTGCGCGGCTGGATCGACGAAACCTACCTCTGGTACGGCGAGGTGCCGACCACCCTCAAGGCCGCCGACTACGCCACGCCGGTGGCCTACTTCAGCGTGCTCAAGAGCCCGGCCCTCACGGCCTCGGGCCGCGCGAAGGACCGCTTCCACTACGTGTACGACACCGAGCGCTATCGGCAGCTCTCGGAGAACGGCGTGGCGCCGGGCTACGGCATGGAGATTGCCATCGTGCGCAGTTCTCCGCCGCGCAACATGCGCATCGCCTTCGTCGAGCCGAATTCGCCCGCCGCGAATACAGGCCTCCAGCGGGGCGCGAAGATCGTCGAAGTCGACGGCGTCGATGCCGTCGGCGGCACCGGCACCGAGAACGTCGATGCGATCAACCGCGCGATCTCGCCGCAAACCGAGGGCGAGTCGCACACCTTCGTGTTCGAGGTGGGCGGCGTCCGGCAGGCGCCCGTCACGCTGGCGGCCGCGAAGATCACGCGCACGCCCGTGCAGAACGTGAAGACGATCGACACCGGCAGCGGCCGCGTGGGCTACCTGCTCTTCAACGACCACATCACGACTTCCGAATCGCAGCTCGTCAACGCCTTCAACCAGTTCAAGCAGGACGGCGTGCAGGACCTGGTGCTCGACATGCGCTACAACGGCGGCGGCCAGCTCAACATCGCCAACCGGCTCGCCTCCATGGTGTCTTCGTCGGGCGCCACCTCGGGCAAGGTTTTCGAGCGCCTGGCCTTCAACGACAAGAACCCGTTCCACCTGACGCCGGCGCAGACCATCTATCCGTTCCTCGGCACCAGCCGCACCGGCGCCACGCTGCCGAGGCTCGGCCTTTCGCAGGTCACGGTGCTGGTCAGCCGCGACACCTGCTCGGCCAGCGAGGCGGTCGTCAACGGCCTGCGCGGCATCGACGTCAAGGTCAATCTCGTGGGCGGCACCACCTGCGGCAAGCCCTATGGCTTTTCTCCGCAGGACAACTGCGGCACCAGCTATTTCGCGATCCAGTTCCAGGGTGTCAACAACAAGAACTTCGGCGACTACGGCGACGGATTCGCGCCCGACTGCGCCGTTGCCGACGATTTCGGCCACCAGCTCGGAGACCCGGCCGAGGCGCGCCTCGCGGCCGCGCTTGCCATGCGCAACGGCGGTGCCTGCCCTGTTTCGGCCTCGGCCAAGTCCCAGGCGGAACTCGAGAAATCCGGAACGGCCGACGACGAACAGCCCTACCTGCTCCATCGCTCTCCGCTGCGCGAAATGCGCCTGCTCGAAGCCGCGCCGTCGCCGGGCTGA
- a CDS encoding nucleoside hydrolase, with product MTIRIQRRRWMAAALLATVLSACGGGGNGNGGFGLAPGFGAAPPPAQKIIIDSDYNTMSDDGQLGVMAAQLQAQGKVQVMGISVVSGNQWLRQGVADALKSVERLGVGDRIGIYAGANYAFNHDYATIEAEMAAGSGGDGYLGAWSSPEPKTDADLKPPPDGFATHTQLQRRSAVDFIVDTVKANPNEITILAIGPLTNIALAVKQNPEIVPLIKKIIYMGGAVDVPGNTTRYAEFNWWFDPEAAQFVARLPIPQVVVPLDVTDTVFLTKPIYDRIAHPARPTAVTEVFRQLNGYGFSGTNGFENNPAYTQNIWDTLTLAYLIDPAYATETVERYVDVVAKPGAADNGRSIGYASQPAGPALQKMTVVKKFDNARFFELYVDLLTRPVPITLPPAS from the coding sequence ATGACGATTCGGATTCAGCGACGCAGATGGATGGCGGCGGCCTTGCTCGCCACGGTGCTCTCGGCCTGCGGGGGCGGCGGCAACGGCAACGGCGGCTTCGGGCTCGCACCGGGCTTCGGCGCGGCGCCGCCTCCGGCGCAGAAGATCATCATCGACAGCGACTACAACACCATGAGCGACGACGGCCAGCTCGGCGTCATGGCCGCGCAGCTGCAGGCCCAGGGCAAGGTGCAGGTCATGGGCATCAGCGTGGTCTCGGGCAACCAGTGGCTCAGGCAGGGCGTGGCGGACGCGCTGAAGTCGGTCGAGCGGCTGGGCGTGGGCGACCGCATCGGCATCTATGCCGGTGCGAACTACGCCTTCAACCACGACTACGCCACCATCGAGGCCGAGATGGCGGCCGGCTCCGGCGGCGACGGCTACCTGGGCGCCTGGAGTTCGCCCGAGCCCAAGACGGATGCCGACCTGAAGCCCCCGCCCGATGGCTTTGCCACCCACACGCAGCTCCAGCGCAGGAGCGCGGTCGACTTCATCGTCGACACCGTGAAGGCCAACCCCAACGAGATCACCATCCTGGCCATCGGCCCGCTCACCAACATCGCGCTCGCGGTCAAGCAGAACCCCGAGATCGTGCCGCTGATCAAGAAGATCATCTACATGGGCGGCGCGGTCGACGTGCCGGGAAACACCACCAGGTACGCCGAATTCAACTGGTGGTTCGACCCCGAGGCCGCGCAGTTCGTGGCGCGGCTGCCGATTCCGCAGGTGGTGGTGCCGCTGGACGTGACCGACACCGTGTTCCTGACCAAGCCGATCTACGACCGCATCGCGCATCCGGCCCGGCCCACGGCCGTGACCGAGGTGTTCCGCCAGCTCAACGGCTACGGCTTCAGCGGCACCAACGGCTTCGAGAACAACCCGGCCTACACGCAGAACATCTGGGACACGCTCACGCTCGCCTATCTCATCGATCCGGCCTATGCCACCGAAACCGTCGAGCGCTATGTCGACGTGGTCGCCAAGCCCGGCGCCGCCGACAACGGCCGCTCGATCGGCTACGCCTCGCAGCCCGCGGGCCCGGCGCTGCAGAAGATGACGGTGGTGAAGAAGTTCGACAACGCACGCTTCTTCGAGTTGTACGTCGACCTGCTCACGCGGCCGGTGCCGATCACGCTGCCGCCGGCGAGCTGA
- the recQ gene encoding DNA helicase RecQ: MSSLAPLPLDAPGSSSAPADILHEVFGYSQFRGPQQDIVEHVVAGGDALVLMPTGGGKSLCYQIPAIARQRAGRGVSVVVSPLIALMHDQVGALHEAGVNAAFLNSTLDWEQTQDVERRMLRGEITLLYAAPERVNTPRFLSQLDSLKERGKLSLFAIDEAHCVSQWGHDFRPEYRALTVLHERYPGVPRIALTATADALTRADIVERLQLEEARQFVSSFDRPNIRYTIVEKKDATTQLLRFIEREHEGDAGVVYCQSRKRVEDVAVMLQGAGINALPYHAGLDAAVRQKHQDRFLREEGVVMVATIAFGMGIDKPDVRFVGHLDMPKNIEGYYQETGRAGRDGAPADAWMAYGLQDVVNQRRMIDESPAGEEFKQVMRGKLDALLSLAEASDCRRVRLLGYFGEKSTPCGNCDNCLNPPQVWDGTDAARKLLSTIYRVQQLSGISFGAGHIMDILRGKETEKVKQFGHERISTFGIGAEFSEVQLRGVLRQLIATGALAVDAEAFNTLKLTEGSRAVLKGEANVTLRESVSSPAARGGKPRREKAARGAPSPAAAALDADGQKRFEALKAWRAEVAREHNLPAYVIFHDATLAAIAERAPATLEDLQGISGIGTKKLEAYGTEVLRVASAF; the protein is encoded by the coding sequence GTGTCCTCGCTCGCTCCCCTCCCCCTCGACGCCCCCGGCAGCAGCAGCGCACCCGCCGACATCCTTCACGAAGTCTTCGGCTACTCGCAGTTCCGCGGGCCGCAGCAGGACATCGTCGAGCACGTGGTGGCCGGCGGCGACGCGCTGGTGCTGATGCCCACGGGCGGCGGCAAGTCGCTGTGCTACCAGATCCCGGCCATTGCGCGGCAGCGTGCGGGGCGCGGGGTCTCGGTGGTGGTGTCGCCGCTGATCGCGCTGATGCACGACCAGGTCGGTGCGCTGCACGAGGCCGGGGTGAACGCGGCCTTCCTCAATTCCACACTCGACTGGGAACAGACGCAGGACGTCGAGCGCCGCATGCTGCGCGGCGAGATCACGCTGCTGTATGCGGCGCCCGAGCGCGTGAACACGCCGCGCTTCCTGTCGCAGCTCGATTCGCTGAAGGAGCGCGGCAAGCTCTCGCTGTTCGCGATCGACGAGGCGCATTGCGTGAGCCAGTGGGGCCACGACTTCCGCCCCGAGTACCGCGCGCTCACGGTGCTGCACGAGCGCTACCCGGGCGTGCCGCGCATCGCGCTCACCGCCACCGCCGATGCGCTCACGCGCGCCGACATCGTCGAGCGGCTGCAGCTCGAGGAAGCGCGCCAGTTCGTCTCCAGCTTCGACCGGCCGAACATCCGCTACACCATCGTCGAGAAGAAGGACGCGACCACGCAGCTGCTGCGCTTCATCGAACGCGAGCACGAAGGCGATGCGGGCGTGGTCTATTGCCAGTCGCGCAAGCGGGTGGAAGACGTGGCCGTGATGCTGCAGGGCGCCGGCATCAACGCGCTGCCCTACCACGCGGGCCTGGACGCGGCGGTGCGCCAGAAGCACCAGGACCGGTTCCTGCGCGAGGAAGGCGTGGTGATGGTCGCGACCATCGCCTTCGGCATGGGCATCGACAAGCCCGACGTGCGCTTCGTCGGCCACCTGGACATGCCCAAGAACATCGAGGGCTACTACCAGGAAACCGGCCGCGCGGGCCGCGACGGCGCGCCGGCCGATGCCTGGATGGCCTACGGCCTGCAGGACGTGGTGAACCAGCGCCGCATGATCGACGAAAGCCCCGCGGGCGAAGAGTTCAAGCAGGTGATGCGCGGCAAGCTCGACGCCCTGCTCTCGCTGGCCGAGGCGAGCGACTGCCGGCGCGTGCGCCTGCTGGGCTACTTCGGCGAGAAGAGCACGCCCTGCGGCAACTGCGACAACTGCCTGAACCCGCCGCAGGTGTGGGACGGCACGGATGCGGCGCGCAAGCTGCTCTCCACCATCTACCGCGTGCAGCAGTTGAGCGGCATCAGCTTTGGCGCGGGCCACATCATGGACATCCTGCGCGGCAAGGAAACCGAGAAGGTCAAGCAGTTCGGGCACGAGCGCATCAGCACCTTCGGGATCGGCGCGGAGTTCAGCGAAGTGCAGCTGCGCGGCGTGCTGCGGCAGCTCATTGCCACGGGCGCGCTGGCCGTCGATGCGGAAGCCTTCAACACGCTGAAGCTCACGGAAGGCTCGCGCGCGGTGCTCAAGGGCGAAGCGAACGTGACGCTGCGCGAATCGGTCTCTTCGCCGGCCGCGCGCGGCGGCAAGCCCCGGCGCGAGAAGGCGGCGCGCGGCGCCCCGTCTCCTGCGGCCGCGGCACTCGACGCCGACGGGCAGAAGCGCTTCGAGGCGCTCAAGGCCTGGCGCGCCGAAGTGGCGCGCGAGCACAACCTGCCGGCCTACGTGATCTTCCATGACGCCACGCTGGCGGCCATTGCCGAACGCGCGCCCGCGACGCTCGAAGACCTGCAGGGCATCAGCGGCATCGGCACCAAGAAGCTCGAGGCCTACGGCACCGAGGTGCTGCGCGTCGCCTCGGCTTTCTAG
- a CDS encoding ABC transporter substrate-binding protein — MVKTVVVKVASLLAAGACAAGMAQTAAAQETKIALGMSGWTGFAPLSLADKAGIFKKNGLDVELKMIPQKDRHLALAAGAIQCAATTVETHVAWNANGVPIVQIFQMDKSYGADGLAVRNDVKSFADLKGKSIGVSAPGTAPYFGLAWMLNKNGMTLKDVKVVSLEPQPAAQAFVAGQNDAAMTYEPYLSTVRANPTAGKILATTLDYPMVMDTVGCAPTWLKANAKAAAALTQSYFEALDLIKADPAKANELMGSAVKQTGEQFAKSSAYLRWQDKAANQKFFAGELTSFMKEAAPILLEAGVIRKAPEDYTAMFDASFVK, encoded by the coding sequence ATGGTCAAGACGGTAGTTGTGAAAGTCGCTTCGCTGCTGGCAGCAGGTGCATGTGCAGCAGGCATGGCCCAGACGGCCGCGGCGCAGGAAACCAAGATCGCGCTCGGCATGTCGGGCTGGACCGGCTTTGCGCCGCTCTCCTTGGCCGACAAGGCCGGCATCTTCAAGAAGAACGGGCTGGACGTCGAGCTCAAGATGATCCCGCAGAAGGACCGCCACCTGGCACTGGCCGCGGGCGCGATCCAGTGCGCGGCCACCACCGTGGAGACGCACGTGGCGTGGAACGCCAACGGCGTGCCGATCGTGCAGATCTTCCAGATGGACAAGTCCTACGGCGCCGACGGCCTTGCCGTGCGCAACGACGTCAAGAGCTTTGCCGACCTCAAGGGCAAGAGCATCGGCGTGAGCGCGCCCGGCACCGCGCCCTACTTCGGGCTGGCCTGGATGCTCAACAAGAACGGCATGACGCTGAAGGACGTGAAGGTGGTCTCGCTCGAGCCTCAGCCCGCGGCCCAGGCCTTCGTGGCCGGCCAGAACGACGCCGCCATGACCTACGAGCCCTACCTGTCGACCGTGCGCGCCAACCCCACCGCCGGCAAGATCCTGGCCACCACGCTCGACTACCCGATGGTGATGGACACCGTGGGCTGCGCCCCCACCTGGCTCAAGGCCAACGCCAAGGCGGCCGCCGCGCTGACGCAGTCGTACTTCGAGGCGCTCGACCTGATCAAGGCCGACCCCGCCAAGGCCAACGAGCTCATGGGCTCGGCCGTCAAGCAGACCGGCGAGCAGTTCGCCAAGTCGTCGGCCTACCTGCGCTGGCAGGACAAGGCGGCCAACCAGAAATTCTTCGCGGGCGAACTCACCAGCTTCATGAAGGAAGCCGCGCCCATCCTGCTGGAGGCCGGCGTGATCCGCAAGGCACCTGAAGACTACACGGCGATGTTCGATGCAAGCTTCGTCAAGTAA
- a CDS encoding ABC transporter permease — protein sequence MQASSSKALPQVAPRAAAPASAATPQAAAPARRRSLAPLEPVSGRARVLLGLGFFVAFVLVWSVATLGGFVPPTFLASPVTMLKEGWMLFAEFGFIGDVGMTVWRVFGGFLLAAVLAVPLGIAMGTWKAVEAFFEPFVSFCRYLPASAFIPLLILWAGLGEMQKLLVIFIGSFFQIVLMVAVTVGGARRDLVEAAYTLGAKSRGIVARVLIPGAAPGIAETLRLVLGWAWTYVIVAELIGSSSGIGHMITDSQALLNTGQIIFGIIVIGVIGLVSDFAFKALNRRLFAWAAL from the coding sequence ATGCAAGCTTCGTCAAGTAAGGCCCTGCCGCAGGTGGCGCCGCGCGCGGCGGCGCCTGCATCGGCCGCAACCCCCCAGGCCGCCGCGCCCGCGCGGCGCCGCTCGCTCGCGCCGCTCGAGCCCGTCAGCGGGCGCGCCCGCGTGCTGCTCGGCCTCGGCTTCTTCGTGGCCTTCGTGCTCGTGTGGTCCGTTGCCACGCTCGGCGGCTTCGTGCCGCCGACCTTCCTGGCCAGCCCGGTGACCATGCTGAAGGAAGGCTGGATGCTGTTCGCCGAGTTCGGCTTCATCGGCGACGTGGGCATGACCGTGTGGCGCGTGTTCGGCGGCTTCCTGCTGGCGGCCGTGCTGGCGGTGCCGCTGGGCATTGCCATGGGCACCTGGAAGGCCGTGGAGGCCTTCTTCGAGCCCTTCGTCTCGTTCTGCCGCTACCTGCCGGCGTCGGCCTTCATTCCGCTGCTCATCCTGTGGGCGGGCCTGGGCGAGATGCAGAAGCTGCTGGTGATCTTCATCGGCTCGTTCTTCCAGATCGTGCTGATGGTGGCGGTGACGGTGGGTGGTGCGCGGCGCGACCTCGTCGAGGCCGCCTACACGCTGGGCGCGAAGAGCCGCGGCATCGTGGCGCGCGTGCTCATCCCGGGCGCCGCGCCCGGCATTGCCGAGACGCTGCGCCTGGTGCTCGGCTGGGCCTGGACCTACGTGATCGTGGCGGAACTCATCGGCTCCTCGTCGGGCATCGGCCACATGATCACCGACAGCCAGGCGCTCCTGAACACCGGGCAGATCATCTTCGGGATCATCGTGATCGGCGTCATCGGGCTGGTGTCCGACTTCGCTTTCAAGGCGCTCAACCGCCGCCTCTTTGCATGGGCGGCACTGTGA
- a CDS encoding ABC transporter ATP-binding protein yields the protein MTTNNQLSIQGVSRVFTGTRGQSTQALLPIDFEVRENDFVTILGPSGCGKSTLLRIVAGLDFPTTGQVLLDGERIDGPGADRGVVFQSYTLFPWLTVAQNIRFGLRERGMSEADQKERSEFFIAKVGLRGFEHHFPKQLSGGMQQRTAIARALANDPKMLLLDEPFGALDNQTRVLMQELLLGIWESARKTVLFVTHDIDEAIFMANRVAVFSARPGRIKTEIAVDFPHPRSYTIKTSPEFMEIKARLTEEIRAESMAAAEH from the coding sequence ATGACGACCAACAACCAGCTTTCCATCCAGGGCGTCTCGCGCGTCTTCACCGGCACCAGGGGCCAGAGCACGCAGGCGCTGCTGCCGATCGACTTCGAGGTGCGCGAGAACGACTTCGTCACCATCCTCGGCCCCTCGGGCTGCGGCAAGTCGACGCTGCTGCGCATCGTCGCGGGACTGGACTTCCCGACCACCGGCCAGGTGCTGCTCGATGGCGAGCGCATCGACGGCCCGGGCGCCGACCGCGGCGTGGTGTTCCAGAGCTACACGCTCTTTCCGTGGCTCACGGTGGCGCAGAACATCCGCTTCGGGCTGCGCGAGCGCGGCATGAGCGAGGCCGACCAGAAGGAGCGCAGCGAGTTCTTCATCGCCAAGGTGGGCCTGCGCGGCTTCGAGCACCACTTTCCGAAGCAGCTCTCGGGCGGCATGCAGCAGCGCACCGCGATTGCGCGCGCGCTCGCCAACGACCCCAAGATGCTGCTGCTGGACGAGCCCTTCGGCGCGCTCGACAACCAGACCCGCGTGCTGATGCAGGAGCTCCTGCTCGGCATCTGGGAATCGGCGCGCAAGACGGTGCTGTTCGTCACGCACGACATCGACGAGGCGATCTTCATGGCCAACCGCGTGGCGGTGTTCAGCGCGCGGCCGGGCCGCATCAAGACCGAGATCGCGGTCGATTTTCCGCATCCGCGCAGCTACACCATCAAGACCTCGCCGGAGTTCATGGAGATCAAGGCGCGGCTGACGGAAGAGATCCGCGCCGAGTCGATGGCCGCGGCCGAACACTGA